From Candidatus Limnocylindrales bacterium:
CGGTGCGACGATCTCGTGGTCCGACACGAGCATCGGCATCCTGCTTCCGGTCGGATTCACGCGCTTGATGGGAAACCATCTGCTCGAAGTCGTCAGCAACCAGGGCCTGAGCAACTCCGGCACGCCGTACCGGGGCGCGTTCGACCTTGCGATCGGCACCACGCTGATCGGTCCGCAAGGCGCCACCGGTCCGACCGGACCGACCGGACCGAAAGGCAACAACGGCGCCAATGGCCTGAACGGAGCGCCCGGTCAGAACGGCACGAACGGTGCGAACGGCCACGACGGCGTTCCGGGACCTCCGGGATCGAGCGGACCGCCGGGACAGCAGGGCAAGGACGGCCGATCGGCGCACGGTGCTTCGATCAAGTGCGACAAGGTGACGATCGGTACCACGCCGACTGTCATCGCCCAGTCGGCGGCGACCACCGGAGGCGACAAGTACCTCGTCGATGCCAAAGTGAACGTGGCTTATGCGAACGGGCAGGGCGCGGTCAATTGCAGCGTCGATGCGTTCGAAAACGGAACGTCGAAGAATGTCGACACCGGCGACGCCCAGCTCTTCAGCAACCAGCAGAACTCGGCCAAAGGTCCGATTGCGCTCGGCGGCGACTATACGCCGGCGAGCAGCTCGTCGTCGGTCGTCTTCAAGCTGTCGTGTTCGGCGAGCACGTCGCGCGTCGTGCATCACTGCGTGCTGACTACGCAAGGCGTGTTCAACTAGAGCGATGGAAACGAGTCCGGCCCGGAAGCGCGAGCTTCCCGGGCCGGACCCGCCCGTCGCGTGCGCAGACCGGAGAGATATCCCTTCGAACGGCTCGTACGGTGTCCGCGCGCGCGCTCGACGGCCCGCGAAATGAAAACGCTGCCGACGATCGTCGGCAGTAACCACGGCCACGGTGAAGTCAGGCCGGCGTCGCCGTACGCCTGATACCAGTGCACCACCAGGAGTGCGGTCGTCATTGCGATGTATGACCCGCCTTGTCCGATGATGTGCGCGATGAGCCAGCCGTCCCACCGGCGCTTCGCCGCCAGATATCCATAGAACGCGAATGCGTACGAAAAGATCGCGATCGGTGCGAACCACCAGATCCGGCGCCAGTCGAGAACCGACATTGCGAGCGCGCTGAGGCAGACCGCCAGGACCGTCCAGTGGTAAGCCTCTCCCGCGCGCGTATGCCGACCCGGCCGCTTGCGAGCGAACATGGCGAGCGGCCCAAGAAAGAGCGCAACGGTGCCGAGCAGGATGTGAAGGCCTCGAAGTGCTTGGAATGGCGTCATCGGCTGCTATCCTCCTCGCGGGACTTCGATTAGACCCCTCTAATAGACCTAGCAAATTAGACTGTCGCAACAGGTATGCGGCGGTTTGTGCCTCGCCGGAGGGATTCCGATGCCGCAAAAAAGCCTGCTGAACCCAACGGCCGCTTCGCTGCTCGGATTTCTCCACCACGGAGAACGCACCGGGTGGGAACTCGCCGAGGTCGTCGAACAATCGATTGGACAGTTCTGGAATCTGACGCGCAGTCAGGTCTACCGCGAGCTGCGCACGCTCGAGGAGCTCGGCTATGTGGATGCGGGCCAGGAGGGTGCGCGTGCACGCAGGCCGTACGCCATCAATGAATCGGGTCGTCGAGCATTCTCCGAGTGGATATCACGCGAGCCGGCGCCCGAGCTGATCCGTTTTCCACTGCTTCTGACGATGTTCTTCGGTGACAGTCTTCCGCGCGAGCGGCTCGATCGTTTTCTCCGGGCGCACCGCGTGCGACACGAAAGTCGACTCGAAGAATACCGCAACCTCGCGGATGGTTTCGGCGCGAGCCAGGACTTCGTCGCGTTGACGGCACGCTTCGGGCTTTTCTACGAAGAAGCCGTGATGCGCTGGTTCGACTCCCTCCCGTCGTTTGCGGGTGACGCCGGCCCGCGCGCCGACAAGCAAAAAAAGAAGCGGAGCGCAACGAAGACTTAGGTTTACCGAGGCGCAATGCGGCCGATGCGCGTAGCGAAACCGTACGTCACATAGAGCTCGCCGTCGTTGCCTTCGACGATCGACGTGATGCTGTCGAGCGAGCCTTTGCTCACCGGAATCTGCGACAGTGGTATCGCGACCGGATCCGAGGCCTGGCCGTTGCAGTAGCGAAGCGCTCCCAGCTCGGCGCCGCTGAAATCCGCGAACAGATACACGCCTCGCAGTGCAGGAATGGCACTGCCACGATAGACGCGACCGCCCACGATCGACGAATAGTCCGCGAACGGATCATCGCTGCCGGAACGCCGGTCGATCGAAAGGATCGGCGGCGTGTGCGGCGACGGACCGCCGAGCGGTTTGTTGCCGCAGGTTCCCTGCACGGCTCCCTCGAAGGCAGGCCAGCCGAAGTTGAGCCCGGCCGCGTTGCGGTCGGCCGCCGAAATCTCTTCGAACGAATTCTGGCCGACATCTCCGATGTAGAGATCGCCGTTCGCCGCGTCGAAGCCGAATCGAAAGGGGTTGCGAAGACCGTAGTCGTAAACACGAGCGTCGACCGTGAACGGATTGCCGGGTGCGGCAAACGGCGCCGCCGCATCGACGTCGAGTCGCAGGATCTTTCCGAACAACTTGGTCGTGTCCTGCACTGCTCCGGGTTTGGCGCTCTCGCACCCGCCGCCACCGTCTCCCGTACCGGCATACAAATAGCCGTCGGGGCCGAACAGGATCGTTCCGCCATTGTGGTTATCGGCGGATGCCGGCAGCACGACGATGTCGCGAACCTTCGCGGGCGAAGCGAGGTCGGGATCGAACGTGCTTCGGCTCCATTCGACGATCGCATCGGCGTTGATCGGCGCGTACGTGCCGTTGGCGCCGTCGCCGGGCGTAGCCATCGTGAAGAACCGTCCGTTGTGTGCGTAGTCGGGATGGAAGGCTACGGAAAGAAGCCCGCGCTCGCCGAGGTTGCTTCCGATCGACGCGGTGATGTCGAGGAATGCAGGCTCGAGGATCTCGCCGTTGCGGACGATGCGGATGCGCCCGGACTGCTCGACCAGATACCAGTCCGACGAGTCGGGCGGCTGTGCTGCAAACGTGGCGAACCCTGCGGCCGTGGCGTGCACGGCGACGATCTCGAGTGGCGGGATCTGCGGAGTTTCGGCGGAACAGACGGTTGTGGTGGTCGTGGACGTCGTTGCCGTCCCGCATGCCGGACACTCGAGCACCACCGGTTGACCGACAGCCGACTTCAGGTCGATCAACGCATCGGCCGAGTTGACCGAACCGGAATCGTCGACGTCGCAGATGCAGGCAAGGCAGGTTCGACTGCCGACGGCGCTGGCGAGTATGAAGAGCGCGTCCGACGTTACCGGAGTCTGGTTTCCACTTGCCGGCACGCCGCACTCGGGCTCGCTCGCTGCAAGCGCTGCGGCACGGATGGGCAGCAGCATTGCGATCGCAATCAGGCGGGTTACGGCAAGCGCTCGCATCGCCACCCGACAGTAACGCTCGTGAAGCGCGGCCGACAAGACCTCGCCATGCCGCGCATCCGGGTACGCGCCGGTGCGGAAGCTATTCCTTCTTCTTCAGCTGACCGCGGTTGGCTTCGATGAACGCGCGAATCTCGTCCGCACGCGACAGCAGCGTTTCCCACTGCTCGACATAGAGGGTGACTGGAAAACGGCCCATTCCGTAGACCGACAGGCCGCCTTTCTCGGATACCTTCATCGAGAAGCTTCCGGGCCGGGTGGCGCGCTGCTTGAGCGTTTCATTCTCCGCTCGCAATCTCGCGAGCTCCGCTTCGACGTTTTCCTCGGACATAGGGGATCCTCCGTTTTATGTGCCGAGTGTGAGGGCGACACTCCGAGAGATCCAGCGCAGCGAAGTTATAAAGTTTGGTGACGATCCTCTGGATGCATCTCACTCACCCGATCCTCCGGATCCATCTCACCGATCCTCTGGTTCCTTCTCACCGATCCTCCGGATCGAGTATGAGGATCGGAATGTCGCGGGTGGTGCGACCCTGGTAGGCCGCATAGTCGGCATTCATCGCGCAAAGCGCCGGCCAGTAACGGGCTTTCTCATCCGCCGTGCCGCGATGCGCACGCATCTTGAGTTTCTCGGGTCCGATCTCGACTTCGACGTTGGGGTTGGCGGACGCGTTGGCTATCCATTGAGGGTCCGTTGACATTCCTGCCTGCGAACCGACCACGACGAGCCTTTCGCCATCGCGCATGTACACGAGCGGGACGGTCCGTGGCTGGCCGGTCTTGCGGCCGATCGTCGTCAAAAGGAGCATCGGCTCGCCGTGAGTCCACTTGCCGGCGACGCGTCCGCCGCTGACGCGATAGACGAACGTGTTGAGCGCGGCCATCAGGCGAATGAAGAGCTTCGCGACGTGCTCCTGTCTGCGGCTGAACGGTTTAAGCGAGGATTTCTGTGTGGAAGTGCTCATGGTTTCCCTCCGGCGGACGCTGCCTGAATGGTTCTATCAGGAGTTGGACCACCGGAGGGAACGCTCGCGCGGGGATTCAGTAGTGGACGCCGCGATCGAAGCCGCGCAGGTGATCGAATGTGCGTCCGATGCGATCGATGATGAACTCGTGCGGCAACATCAGCCGGCTGCAGATCCGGTCGTCCGAAGTCGTCCCGTCGCTCATGTACGTGCGCGTGACCTGGCATCGCCCGTCGTGGAACACCTCGCGATCGGTGACCACCGGCGTGTAGTGCTCTTCGCGGTAGTATGTCGTCGGTTGTTCCTCGCGATAGGTGCGCGGCTCCTGCTGGTAATAGTCGGGTTCGACGCGCTCCTCGTAGACGTGCGTCTCTGTGCGCGCTGGAGCTTCTTCGACCCACCGCCATTCGGCGAGCGCCGGCGTCGCGGCAGCGGCCACCATTGCGACCGTCGAAATCAGGATCTTCGTGGGATTCATCGAGTCTCCTCCTTCCGAGTCGGAGTTCATCCGCTCTCGCCGGCGTAGACAGCGTCGCGAAGCGGGATGTTCAGTCTGCAAGAATCTTCTAGCGAGCATGGGTGGTTGCGAATCGATGCGGGGCCATCTGGACCGTCGTCGGGAGCCCGCGAACGCGGCGGATCGCCTTTTTCGGCTGGACGGCGCACCATTTTCGTCATATTTTCGCTCCTATGAATGCGAACGCAGTGAAAGGGCGGGGCGCGTTGTCCAATCGTACAGGCCGCTTCGAGTCGGTTTCCGAGGAAGCGTTCGATGACGGCTGGACAGCGGGCATCGAGGACCGTCCGTCGCCGGCGACGCGCATCCTCCCGGACAAGTCGCGAGGCATCATCGCAACCAACGATTCGCCCGACGTTCCATTCGGATCGTCAATCAATCCGTATCGCGGCTGCGAGCACGGCTGCGTTTACTGTTTCGCGCGACCGTCGCATGCGTATCTCGGCATGTCGCCGGGCCTCGACTTCGAGACCCGCATCTTTGCGAAGCACGATGCGCCGGCGCTTCTGCGAAAACATCTGTCCCGTCCGTCGTATCGGCCGCAGGTAATCGCGCTCGGCGCCAACACCGATGCGTATCAGCCGGCGGAGGGCAGGCTTCGCATCACGCGCTCGGTGCTCGAAGTCCTCGCAGAGTTCGCAAACCCCGTTGCGCTGCTGTCGAAGTCCGCGCTCGTCGTACGCGACATCGACATTCTTGCACCGATGGCTTCACAGCGGCTTGCGCAGGTGAGCATCTCTCTGACGACGCTCGATCCGGAGCTGGCGCGTGTGATGGAGCCGCGCGCGAGCACGCCGGCAAGGCGGCTGCAGGCGATCCGCAAACTCTCACAAGCGGGCATCCCCGTCGCCGTGCTGGCTGCACCGATGATTCCGGGCCTCAACGACTGGGAGCTCGAACGGCTGCTCGAAGCCGCCGCCGAAGCTGGTGCGAGCACGGCGTCCTACGTCCTTGTACGGCTGCCCCTGGAGATCGGTGAGCTGTTCACCGAATGGCTGCACGAGCATTTCCCGGATCGCGCGGCGCACGTTCTCGAGCTGATCCGGCAGACCCGCGGCGGAAAGCTCTACCGAAGCGAATTCGGAGTCCGGATGCGCGGTACGGGGCCGTATGCAGACATGCTCGAAAAGCGCTTCGACCTCGCCAGCCGGCGGCTCGGACTGGACGAGCGTGCGTTTCGACTCGATACCACGCGGTTTCGCGTTCCGAGCTCGCACCAGGCTTCCGCCCAGCTTCCGTTGTTCGGCGGCTGACGGCGCGCGACCCACCGTGGCACCCTGCTGGATCGTTCCCGAGAGAGCGCCGGGTCGATCTCGATAGAGGAGGGTCCGGAAACCGTGCTGCGGGCGGAGGCGGCCGACTCGGGACCAGAATCGCTTGCAGCAGCCTCTTCTTCGCCTGGTCGTCGTCGTGTCGGGCGCAGAAACTGGCGCGCGCAAAAGCGAGACTACGCGACCGAGGCGGCAGGCCGAGCGACGAATCGAAAAACCTCGACCAGATAACGGACTTCCATGGTCCTCCCTCGCTCACGCGGCGCGCCCGAAGCGACAGGACGGCCGCGAGAATCGTGCAGCGGTAATACGTGCATTCGCATCATGTCTTGCAGCACTGCAAGGTTCAGTGCGTAAAGCACGGGCGTGCTCCAGAGCACAGCCGGACGGGCTTTCACCCGAAAACCCCCGCTCGTTGTGGGGTTTTTCGCATTCGGCCGTCCGCGTGGCG
This genomic window contains:
- a CDS encoding nitroreductase family deazaflavin-dependent oxidoreductase: MSTSTQKSSLKPFSRRQEHVAKLFIRLMAALNTFVYRVSGGRVAGKWTHGEPMLLLTTIGRKTGQPRTVPLVYMRDGERLVVVGSQAGMSTDPQWIANASANPNVEVEIGPEKLKMRAHRGTADEKARYWPALCAMNADYAAYQGRTTRDIPILILDPEDR
- a CDS encoding PadR family transcriptional regulator — its product is MPQKSLLNPTAASLLGFLHHGERTGWELAEVVEQSIGQFWNLTRSQVYRELRTLEELGYVDAGQEGARARRPYAINESGRRAFSEWISREPAPELIRFPLLLTMFFGDSLPRERLDRFLRAHRVRHESRLEEYRNLADGFGASQDFVALTARFGLFYEEAVMRWFDSLPSFAGDAGPRADKQKKKRSATKT
- a CDS encoding PQQ-dependent sugar dehydrogenase, with the protein product MSAALHERYCRVAMRALAVTRLIAIAMLLPIRAAALAASEPECGVPASGNQTPVTSDALFILASAVGSRTCLACICDVDDSGSVNSADALIDLKSAVGQPVVLECPACGTATTSTTTTTVCSAETPQIPPLEIVAVHATAAGFATFAAQPPDSSDWYLVEQSGRIRIVRNGEILEPAFLDITASIGSNLGERGLLSVAFHPDYAHNGRFFTMATPGDGANGTYAPINADAIVEWSRSTFDPDLASPAKVRDIVVLPASADNHNGGTILFGPDGYLYAGTGDGGGGCESAKPGAVQDTTKLFGKILRLDVDAAAPFAAPGNPFTVDARVYDYGLRNPFRFGFDAANGDLYIGDVGQNSFEEISAADRNAAGLNFGWPAFEGAVQGTCGNKPLGGPSPHTPPILSIDRRSGSDDPFADYSSIVGGRVYRGSAIPALRGVYLFADFSGAELGALRYCNGQASDPVAIPLSQIPVSKGSLDSITSIVEGNDGELYVTYGFATRIGRIAPR
- a CDS encoding PA0069 family radical SAM protein, with the protein product MNANAVKGRGALSNRTGRFESVSEEAFDDGWTAGIEDRPSPATRILPDKSRGIIATNDSPDVPFGSSINPYRGCEHGCVYCFARPSHAYLGMSPGLDFETRIFAKHDAPALLRKHLSRPSYRPQVIALGANTDAYQPAEGRLRITRSVLEVLAEFANPVALLSKSALVVRDIDILAPMASQRLAQVSISLTTLDPELARVMEPRASTPARRLQAIRKLSQAGIPVAVLAAPMIPGLNDWELERLLEAAAEAGASTASYVLVRLPLEIGELFTEWLHEHFPDRAAHVLELIRQTRGGKLYRSEFGVRMRGTGPYADMLEKRFDLASRRLGLDERAFRLDTTRFRVPSSHQASAQLPLFGG
- a CDS encoding DUF2306 domain-containing protein, whose translation is MTPFQALRGLHILLGTVALFLGPLAMFARKRPGRHTRAGEAYHWTVLAVCLSALAMSVLDWRRIWWFAPIAIFSYAFAFYGYLAAKRRWDGWLIAHIIGQGGSYIAMTTALLVVHWYQAYGDAGLTSPWPWLLPTIVGSVFISRAVERARGHRTSRSKGYLSGLRTRRAGPAREARASGPDSFPSL